In the Victivallis sp. Marseille-Q1083 genome, one interval contains:
- a CDS encoding pyruvate formate lyase family protein, whose product MLKQLNPLGDTTPIRLSEATRTLAKQYLGGDFKATVRTIPLPKPPDDLDVNLAYARHLMDIVEQAPLELLPAERLVGAARYSEAPQHGTPGAPWPSVSHVTIDFQHAVRVGLRGLEADIDAARQARPEPVNFYRSLQLCIAAMRRWVARYVEALTANLADSEFYPAILEALKHVPEHPPRNFFEAVQSLWLFWEFQRLAGNWSGLGRVDELLGPYLGDTPPEEAREILAHFWIKGTEWCGLYGFSGGDAQVYQNVILGGVDADGNDLTNEVTYLILDIVEELHISDFPIAVRVGKHSPDRLIRRIAEVQSRGGGIVSIYNEDVILPALQKFGYPPEEARRFTNDGCWEVLIPGQTAFSYIPFDALQCLQQALFAPVEYGSFDALYQNYLRELAAKIEETNRGMPDAYLQPEFPTPLLSLLMPSCIASGRSYSMRGARYNVIAIHAGGLPDVANSLLAIRKLVYEDRKLSLAELRELLRKDFDDAEAFRQQLLHELPFYGNDEPAGDAMLVQVVEDYVKTAAPSREVSGILRPVGISTFGREVAYAPERRATAFGKHAHEYLASNLAPTPGTDRNGPGAVVQSFCKVDFTAIPNGCPLDLRFDAKLLNTPDGIDMLCGLLKSFISLGGDYLQIDSVSREMLIEARDNPERYPNLAVRISGWSARFATLTRDWQDMIINRTTQP is encoded by the coding sequence ATGCTGAAACAACTCAATCCGCTCGGCGATACCACGCCGATCCGTCTGTCCGAAGCGACCCGGACATTGGCCAAGCAATATCTCGGCGGCGACTTCAAAGCGACGGTCCGCACCATTCCGCTGCCGAAACCGCCGGACGATCTCGATGTCAACCTCGCTTATGCCAGACACCTGATGGATATCGTCGAGCAGGCGCCGCTGGAGTTGCTTCCGGCCGAACGGCTGGTCGGCGCCGCCCGTTACAGCGAAGCGCCGCAACACGGCACGCCGGGAGCCCCCTGGCCTTCGGTCAGCCATGTCACCATCGACTTTCAGCATGCCGTCCGGGTCGGGCTGCGCGGGCTGGAAGCGGACATCGACGCCGCCCGGCAGGCCCGGCCGGAACCGGTCAATTTCTATCGTTCGCTGCAGCTCTGCATCGCGGCCATGCGGCGCTGGGTCGCCCGCTATGTCGAAGCGCTCACCGCCAACCTGGCCGACAGTGAATTCTATCCGGCCATTCTCGAAGCCTTGAAGCATGTCCCGGAACATCCGCCGCGCAATTTTTTCGAGGCGGTTCAGTCCTTGTGGCTGTTCTGGGAATTTCAGCGCCTGGCCGGCAACTGGTCCGGACTCGGACGGGTCGATGAACTGCTCGGTCCTTACCTGGGCGACACGCCGCCGGAGGAAGCCCGGGAAATCCTGGCGCATTTCTGGATCAAAGGCACCGAATGGTGCGGCCTTTACGGCTTTTCCGGCGGCGATGCCCAGGTTTACCAGAACGTCATCCTCGGCGGCGTCGACGCCGACGGCAACGATCTCACCAACGAAGTCACTTATCTGATCCTCGACATTGTCGAAGAACTGCATATCAGCGATTTTCCGATCGCCGTCCGGGTCGGCAAACATTCGCCGGACCGGCTGATCCGCCGGATTGCCGAAGTACAGTCGCGCGGCGGCGGCATCGTCTCGATTTACAACGAAGACGTCATTCTGCCGGCGTTGCAGAAATTCGGCTATCCGCCGGAAGAGGCGCGCCGTTTCACCAACGACGGCTGCTGGGAAGTGTTGATTCCCGGCCAGACTGCTTTCAGCTACATTCCGTTCGATGCGCTGCAATGTCTGCAGCAGGCGCTGTTCGCTCCGGTCGAATACGGCAGTTTCGACGCCTTGTATCAGAATTACCTGCGGGAACTGGCGGCCAAAATCGAAGAAACCAATCGCGGCATGCCGGACGCCTATCTGCAGCCTGAATTTCCAACGCCCCTGCTGTCGCTGTTGATGCCGAGTTGTATCGCGTCGGGCCGGTCCTACAGCATGCGCGGCGCCCGCTACAACGTCATCGCCATCCATGCCGGCGGCCTGCCGGACGTCGCCAACAGTCTGCTGGCCATCCGCAAGCTGGTCTACGAGGATCGGAAGCTGTCGCTTGCCGAACTGCGGGAATTGCTGCGGAAGGACTTCGACGACGCCGAAGCCTTCCGGCAGCAACTGTTGCATGAACTGCCGTTTTACGGCAACGACGAGCCGGCCGGCGATGCCATGCTGGTCCAGGTCGTCGAGGACTACGTCAAAACCGCCGCTCCCAGCCGGGAAGTCAGCGGCATCCTCCGGCCGGTCGGCATCAGCACCTTCGGTCGGGAAGTGGCCTATGCGCCGGAGCGCCGGGCGACCGCATTCGGCAAACACGCCCACGAATACCTCGCGTCCAACCTGGCGCCGACGCCGGGCACCGACCGCAACGGTCCGGGCGCGGTCGTTCAATCCTTCTGCAAAGTGGATTTCACCGCGATTCCGAACGGCTGCCCGCTGGATCTGCGCTTCGACGCCAAGCTGCTGAACACACCGGACGGCATCGACATGCTCTGCGGACTGCTGAAAAGCTTCATCAGCCTCGGCGGTGACTATCTGCAAATCGATTCCGTCAGCCGGGAAATGCTGATCGAAGCGCGCGACAATCCGGAGCGTTATCCCAACCTGGCAGTGCGCATCTCCGGCTGGTCGGCCCGTTTCGCCACCCTGACCCGCGACTGGCAGGACATGATCATCAACCGGACCACCCAGCCATAA
- the rny gene encoding ribonuclease Y has translation MDLNWYWYIGLGVLGGGVVGWVINAAVQKARKSSAEVLINKMREEASKEAEHIQREAKVTAKSEILKLREECEHELKERRREQQNVEKRLSQREEALERKNDSLDGKLKNLERQEKEIELLRERLNNRENELQQSISKQIDELERVAQLDRETARQMLLEKLKNEVKNESGLLVRDLLEEAKQKAEKESRRILTYAIQRYASDCTYERTTATIPLPNDEMKGRIIGREGRNIRALEAATGVNILIDDTPEAVVISCFDPVRKEVARQLMERLIGDGRIHPTRIEELAKKIAKEVEDDVYSAGESAVLETGIQGVSPQVIKLLGRLKFRYSFSQNVLQHSLETAYFMGIIAAELGLDEQKAKRIGLFHDIGKAVDHEVEGSHAQIGADILRKHNEAKDVIQAVAAHHGEVEPVSLYDVLINACDTLSASRPGARSETTELYLKRLEQLESIAHDFAGVESCFALQAGREVRVVVTPEKISEGEAQMLAKDICQRIEKEMNYPGQIKVTIIRETRSVEYAK, from the coding sequence ATGGATTTGAATTGGTATTGGTACATCGGACTGGGTGTCCTCGGCGGCGGCGTGGTCGGATGGGTGATCAACGCCGCTGTGCAGAAAGCGCGGAAGAGTTCCGCAGAAGTTCTGATCAACAAGATGAGGGAAGAGGCCAGCAAAGAGGCCGAGCATATCCAGCGGGAAGCGAAGGTGACCGCCAAAAGCGAAATTTTGAAATTGCGCGAGGAGTGCGAGCACGAACTCAAAGAGCGTCGCCGCGAGCAGCAGAACGTTGAAAAACGGCTGTCGCAGCGCGAGGAGGCGCTGGAGCGCAAAAACGATTCGCTCGACGGCAAGTTGAAGAATCTCGAACGGCAGGAAAAGGAGATCGAACTGCTGCGGGAACGGTTGAACAACCGCGAAAACGAATTGCAGCAGAGTATTTCCAAGCAGATCGACGAGTTGGAGCGGGTCGCCCAGCTCGATCGGGAAACCGCCCGGCAGATGCTGCTGGAAAAGCTGAAAAATGAAGTGAAGAACGAATCCGGGCTGCTGGTGCGCGACCTGCTGGAAGAAGCCAAGCAGAAGGCCGAGAAGGAGTCGCGCCGGATCCTGACCTACGCGATCCAGCGTTATGCGTCGGACTGCACCTACGAACGGACGACGGCGACGATCCCGTTGCCGAACGATGAGATGAAGGGGCGGATCATCGGCCGGGAAGGCCGCAATATCCGGGCCCTGGAAGCGGCTACCGGCGTCAATATTCTGATCGACGACACGCCGGAGGCGGTGGTGATCTCCTGCTTCGACCCGGTTCGCAAGGAAGTGGCGCGGCAGTTGATGGAGCGGTTGATCGGCGACGGCCGGATTCATCCGACCCGCATCGAGGAACTGGCCAAGAAGATCGCCAAGGAAGTCGAGGACGATGTTTATTCGGCCGGCGAATCGGCGGTGCTGGAAACCGGAATCCAGGGGGTTTCGCCGCAGGTGATCAAGCTGCTGGGACGTTTGAAATTCCGTTACAGCTTTTCGCAGAATGTGCTGCAGCATTCGCTGGAAACCGCCTATTTCATGGGAATTATCGCCGCGGAGCTGGGGTTGGATGAGCAGAAGGCCAAACGCATCGGCCTCTTCCACGATATCGGCAAGGCGGTCGACCATGAAGTGGAAGGTTCGCATGCCCAGATCGGGGCGGATATTTTGCGCAAGCACAACGAAGCCAAGGATGTCATCCAGGCGGTGGCGGCGCATCACGGCGAAGTGGAGCCGGTCAGCTTGTACGACGTCCTGATCAACGCCTGCGACACGTTGAGCGCGTCGCGGCCCGGCGCCCGCAGTGAAACTACCGAGCTGTATTTGAAGCGGCTGGAACAGTTGGAGAGCATCGCTCACGATTTCGCCGGCGTCGAATCCTGTTTCGCGCTGCAGGCCGGCCGTGAAGTCCGGGTCGTGGTGACGCCGGAGAAGATCAGCGAAGGCGAAGCGCAGATGCTGGCCAAGGACATTTGCCAGCGCATCGAAAAAGAGATGAATTATCCCGGTCAGATCAAAGTGACGATCATTCGCGAGACCCGTTCGGTCGAATACGCGAAATAA
- a CDS encoding 5-formyltetrahydrofolate cyclo-ligase produces the protein MAIDSIVERKRLLRRQCRAWPGPADGAAASAAIAERLSALPEVRQAVAIAGFLSDATEPDLRPWFRQWLSAGRLVWLPRYRAGDGSYEMVPVEDLEKDLSIGKYKLQEPRPELPAAAQTWCDGHLTWLVPGMAFDRAGRRLGRGKGFYDRLLAGARGPVIGVFFGDREVATVPAAEHDRRLDVIVTEAATERVRQEQELV, from the coding sequence ATGGCAATTGATTCGATTGTCGAAAGAAAACGGTTGCTGCGCCGGCAGTGCCGTGCCTGGCCGGGGCCGGCGGATGGCGCGGCCGCCAGTGCCGCAATTGCCGAGCGGCTGTCGGCTTTGCCGGAAGTGCGGCAAGCGGTGGCGATTGCCGGTTTTCTGTCCGATGCGACGGAACCGGATTTGCGGCCGTGGTTCCGGCAGTGGCTGTCGGCCGGCCGGCTGGTCTGGCTGCCCCGTTACCGGGCCGGCGACGGGAGCTATGAAATGGTGCCGGTGGAAGATTTGGAAAAAGATTTGAGTATTGGAAAATATAAGCTACAGGAACCGCGGCCGGAGTTGCCGGCGGCGGCGCAGACGTGGTGCGATGGACATCTGACCTGGCTGGTGCCGGGAATGGCGTTCGACCGGGCCGGAAGACGGCTGGGGCGCGGCAAAGGTTTTTATGATCGGCTGTTGGCCGGGGCCCGCGGGCCGGTGATCGGAGTTTTTTTCGGTGACCGCGAAGTGGCGACCGTACCGGCGGCGGAACATGACCGGCGATTGGATGTCATCGTCACGGAAGCGGCGACTGAGCGGGTTAGACAAGAACAGGAGTTGGTGTGA
- a CDS encoding AraC family transcriptional regulator, giving the protein MVSSYVQWKMDFLQSDSFQTPKEGDVSCKTVPYYIFAQATVGRYELSAGEEYADLAEGEAFLTGPDRPLRIIHHVNPSGGIMRVRYVHFKLTNFDVLDPLSCYWLPLRVPRPEADEIGALGSRLEALQKREATEETTVAQLALGYEVIGRILRLGRRQPAAPQLPGWLLQVLQYIYRHRFEAVELERLYALSGKSRAAFYREFTARLKLSPLQYVAKVRMQAAAQLLAREPDCRIAEVADRCGFANQFHFSRVFHRYFGCTPMEYRRIFPA; this is encoded by the coding sequence ATGGTGTCTTCGTACGTACAATGGAAAATGGATTTTTTGCAGAGCGATTCCTTCCAGACCCCGAAGGAGGGGGATGTCAGTTGCAAGACCGTCCCTTACTATATTTTCGCCCAGGCGACGGTCGGGCGCTATGAATTGTCGGCCGGGGAGGAATACGCCGATCTGGCGGAAGGAGAAGCGTTTCTCACCGGGCCGGACCGGCCGTTGCGGATTATCCATCACGTCAATCCATCCGGCGGGATCATGCGGGTGCGGTATGTCCATTTCAAATTGACCAATTTCGATGTGCTCGATCCACTGAGCTGCTACTGGCTGCCGCTGCGGGTGCCGCGTCCGGAGGCCGACGAGATCGGCGCGCTGGGCAGCCGGCTGGAGGCGCTGCAGAAGCGGGAAGCGACCGAGGAAACGACGGTTGCGCAACTGGCGCTCGGTTACGAGGTGATCGGACGGATTCTTCGGCTGGGGCGGCGGCAGCCGGCGGCGCCGCAATTGCCGGGCTGGCTGCTGCAGGTGCTGCAGTACATTTATCGGCATCGTTTCGAAGCAGTGGAGCTTGAGCGGCTGTATGCGTTGTCCGGCAAGTCGCGGGCGGCGTTTTACCGGGAATTCACCGCCCGGCTCAAATTGTCGCCGCTGCAATATGTCGCCAAAGTCAGAATGCAGGCGGCGGCGCAGTTGCTGGCGCGGGAACCGGATTGCCGGATTGCCGAGGTGGCTGACCGTTGCGGCTTTGCCAATCAGTTTCATTTCAGCCGGGTGTTCCATCGCTATTTCGGCTGTACGCCGATGGAGTACCGGCGGATTTTTCCCGCCTGA
- a CDS encoding AraC family transcriptional regulator yields the protein MEQKRNAIEKNPEFPWENFSRNTRAGLDTDPFYDSGMNILYANSGRRTINPKHELRYFEFYSLTHLYEGEGIFEVPGQAPAKVKAGQGILICPGFVHYYGQVDARGFVEDNVCFAGPVADIFRQKGFIHNGLVDIGEYRTLLPICQLIARGGSFARMKAGIMLQQLLLDFYEKSANFGHITASRTAIEELLLAISVNPMRWWTVNEMAEYCNLDLQKFRRTFIRTTGIHPKKYLDSFKMSLAKSWLQKTDWPLDKISHCLGYQDRYHFSRRFKQLIGIAPEFFRRQQLSMSEKPDFN from the coding sequence ATGGAGCAAAAACGCAACGCGATTGAAAAAAATCCGGAATTTCCCTGGGAAAATTTTTCCCGCAACACCCGTGCCGGCCTCGATACCGATCCCTTTTACGACTCCGGCATGAATATCCTCTATGCCAATTCCGGCCGCCGGACGATCAATCCCAAACATGAGCTGCGTTACTTTGAATTTTACTCTCTGACCCACCTGTACGAAGGCGAAGGCATCTTCGAAGTTCCCGGCCAGGCGCCGGCAAAAGTCAAGGCCGGCCAGGGAATCCTGATCTGTCCGGGTTTCGTCCATTACTACGGACAGGTCGATGCGCGCGGCTTTGTCGAGGACAACGTCTGTTTCGCCGGGCCGGTCGCCGACATCTTTCGCCAGAAAGGTTTTATTCACAACGGTCTCGTCGATATCGGCGAATACCGCACCCTGCTGCCGATTTGTCAGCTCATCGCCCGCGGCGGCAGCTTCGCCCGCATGAAGGCCGGCATCATGCTGCAGCAATTGCTGTTGGATTTTTATGAAAAAAGCGCCAATTTCGGCCACATCACCGCCAGCCGCACCGCGATCGAGGAATTGCTGCTGGCGATCTCCGTCAACCCGATGCGCTGGTGGACGGTCAACGAAATGGCCGAATACTGCAACCTCGATCTGCAGAAATTCCGCCGGACCTTCATCCGGACTACCGGCATTCACCCGAAAAAATACCTCGACAGCTTCAAAATGTCGCTGGCCAAAAGCTGGCTGCAGAAAACCGACTGGCCGCTCGACAAAATCAGCCATTGCCTCGGCTACCAGGACCGCTATCACTTCAGCCGCCGTTTCAAGCAACTGATCGGCATCGCGCCGGAATTTTTCCGGCGGCAGCAACTGTCGATGTCGGAAAAGCCGGATTTCAATTGA